One region of Selenihalanaerobacter shriftii genomic DNA includes:
- a CDS encoding MBL fold metallo-hydrolase: MKRFRRSSLVVLSLVILIFLIAAGCNENVTASSTNVVVHFIDVGQADATLLQFPNDQIMLIDGGNNDDGKRVVNYIKRLGINKIDYLIGTHPHEDHIGGLDNIIYNFKIGKVYMPRVTHNTKSFEDLLLAIKDKQRKILVAKAGVKLINKENLKVKIIGPIKNDYGDLNNWSAVIQVKHGDNSFLFTGDAEAQAERDLIKKRDNLKVDLLKVGHHGSNTSTTQEFLEQVNPEYAIISVGLNNNYGHPSPFILKKLKDRKISIYRTDKQGIIIAISDGKQIKFNKSAISLKRNKKKTKVQITKVDLYKEKVVIKNKSKKIIDLSGWMLVSLRGNQQFVFPNNTVIKPGGILKVVSGRKANWTLNTIVWTKRYIWNNDGDAAALYDKNQNLIDEY, encoded by the coding sequence ATGAAAAGATTTAGAAGAAGTAGCTTAGTTGTATTAAGTTTAGTAATATTAATCTTCTTAATAGCTGCTGGATGTAACGAAAACGTTACTGCTTCCTCTACTAACGTAGTAGTTCATTTCATTGATGTTGGTCAAGCTGATGCTACATTATTACAATTTCCTAATGATCAGATTATGTTAATTGATGGTGGTAATAATGATGACGGTAAACGAGTGGTTAATTATATTAAGCGATTAGGGATTAATAAGATCGACTATTTAATAGGGACTCATCCTCATGAAGATCATATAGGTGGGTTAGATAATATAATTTATAATTTTAAAATAGGAAAGGTTTATATGCCTAGGGTAACACATAATACCAAAAGTTTTGAAGATCTATTATTAGCTATTAAAGATAAACAAAGGAAGATATTAGTAGCTAAAGCAGGTGTTAAATTAATTAATAAAGAAAATTTAAAAGTTAAAATAATTGGTCCAATTAAAAATGATTATGGTGATTTGAATAATTGGTCGGCGGTGATTCAAGTCAAACATGGAGATAATTCATTCTTGTTTACTGGTGATGCAGAGGCTCAAGCTGAGAGAGATTTAATTAAAAAACGTGATAATTTGAAAGTGGATCTATTGAAGGTAGGGCACCATGGTAGTAATACTTCAACTACCCAAGAGTTTTTAGAGCAAGTTAATCCTGAATATGCTATAATTTCAGTAGGCTTAAATAATAATTATGGTCATCCTTCACCATTTATTCTTAAGAAATTGAAAGATAGGAAAATAAGTATATATAGAACCGATAAACAAGGAATAATTATTGCTATTAGTGATGGAAAGCAGATTAAATTTAATAAATCAGCTATTTCTTTAAAGAGAAATAAGAAAAAAACTAAAGTTCAAATAACCAAGGTGGATTTATATAAAGAAAAAGTAGTAATTAAGAATAAGAGTAAAAAAATCATTGATCTATCTGGTTGGATGTTAGTAAGTTTAAGAGGGAATCAACAATTCGTCTTTCCAAATAATACAGTTATTAAACCAGGAGGAATTTTAAAAGTAGTTAGTGGTAGAAAAGCTAATTGGACTCTTAATACTATTGTTTGGACTAAAAGATATATCTGGAATAATGATGGTGATGCAGCTGCTCTTTATGATAAAAACCAAAATTTAATAGATGAATATTAA
- the mgtE gene encoding magnesium transporter, with product MTRNKEKLIEEFNELIKSNTEKLLKHKVKELHPADLVEILEALEEEKVKKIIDLISTEKLADILAEADYETEHKLLKFLSNIRLTKVLDAMYSDDITDLLGALSIGQAKALLKLIKEEEAELIQQLLGYDEESAGGIMTTEYIAMKEEKSVKEAIQKLRDIAPDAEMIYYIYVINERKEMVGVLSMRELISASPDKQVKDLMNQKVITVDVNLDQEEVAKIISKYDLLSVPVVNQQGLLLGIITVDDIIDVIEEEATEDMYKMAGTSELGLTEESNIVLSGIIKRLPWLLILLFGDLLSGTVIRNFEGALESVVALAFFIPVLMDMGGNVGTQSLTMVVRGLATGDLSERNIKAHLFNEIKVGLILATILGSLIALIALVWQGNPMLGLVVGMAMFCTLITAVIGGTAIPFIIDSLGADPAVAAGPFITTLIDVSGLFIYFTLATIFLQRLM from the coding sequence ATGACAAGAAATAAAGAAAAATTGATAGAAGAATTTAATGAATTGATTAAATCCAATACAGAAAAATTATTAAAACATAAAGTTAAGGAACTTCATCCAGCAGATTTAGTAGAAATATTGGAAGCATTAGAAGAAGAAAAAGTAAAAAAAATAATTGATTTAATTTCTACTGAAAAGCTGGCTGATATCTTAGCAGAGGCAGATTATGAAACTGAACATAAATTATTAAAGTTTTTAAGTAATATAAGATTAACTAAAGTTTTAGATGCTATGTATTCTGATGATATAACGGACTTATTAGGTGCTTTATCCATTGGTCAGGCAAAGGCCCTTCTAAAGTTAATAAAAGAAGAAGAAGCCGAGCTAATTCAACAATTATTAGGTTATGATGAAGAGAGTGCCGGCGGAATAATGACTACAGAATATATAGCAATGAAAGAGGAGAAATCAGTTAAAGAGGCAATTCAAAAATTAAGGGATATTGCTCCTGATGCAGAAATGATTTATTATATTTATGTAATTAATGAACGAAAAGAGATGGTAGGAGTTCTCTCAATGAGAGAACTAATATCGGCTTCACCTGATAAGCAAGTAAAAGATTTAATGAATCAAAAAGTAATTACTGTAGATGTTAATTTAGATCAGGAAGAAGTAGCTAAGATAATATCTAAATATGATTTGTTATCTGTTCCGGTTGTTAATCAACAAGGATTATTATTGGGAATTATTACAGTAGATGATATTATCGATGTTATTGAGGAAGAAGCTACTGAAGATATGTATAAAATGGCTGGTACATCTGAATTAGGATTAACAGAAGAGAGTAATATAGTATTAAGTGGAATTATAAAGAGGTTACCCTGGTTATTAATTTTATTATTTGGTGATTTATTATCTGGTACTGTTATTAGAAATTTTGAAGGAGCGTTAGAGTCAGTGGTAGCATTAGCCTTCTTTATTCCAGTCTTAATGGATATGGGAGGCAATGTAGGTACTCAATCACTTACTATGGTTGTAAGAGGATTAGCTACTGGTGATTTAAGTGAAAGAAATATTAAAGCGCATTTATTTAATGAAATAAAAGTAGGATTGATATTAGCAACTATATTAGGGAGCTTAATTGCATTGATTGCTTTAGTTTGGCAAGGAAATCCTATGTTAGGTTTAGTGGTAGGTATGGCAATGTTTTGCACATTAATAACAGCAGTTATAGGTGGGACTGCAATTCCGTTTATTATTGACTCGCTGGGAGCTGATCCAGCAGTAGCGGCAGGTCCATTTATTACTACGTTAATAGATGTGTCAGGACTTTTTATTTATTTTACATTAGCTACAATCTTTTTACAAAGACTAATGTAG
- a CDS encoding sigma 54-interacting transcriptional regulator: MVIPHNKLLNKALLEGVPGGIVVVNAEGEIVTINDLALELLNIKEENVVGKQVIDVIPNTRIDVILESGRVELNQYQNLNKNRILTNRMPICDQGEIIGAVAYFQEDKEAEEMAKELEGVKRLKKNLETILNSIDDGIHVVDEEGLTIFYNSKMAELENHEKEQVLDEKLLDIFPSLDRTTSTLLRTLDSQKPIMEHEQSYTNYKGEEITTINKTLPITLDNQFIGALEIAKDVTKLKELSEKNLDLQSELYKADDTEKKELNNGTKYLFSDIIGQNWDLKKKIKYAKQASKTSSSVLISGQTGTGKELFAQSIHNSSPRRGKPFIAQNCAALPKDLLEGILFGTKKGGFTGAVDRKGLFEQANGGTILLDEINSMSLELQAKLLRVLQEGMIRYVGGNELIEVDVRVIATINKEPAKAFQAGELREDLYYRLAVVNLQLPSLQERKDDISLLVEYFINKFNRKFNYRISGITKEVEKLFLKYDWPGNVRQLEHVLEGAINIVGKRGKIEEQHVEPFMIDIKNIKEDNEEDNLNINSEESLPELMEDIEKRLIKEAIDDTAGNISQAARDLGVKRQSLQYKINKYSLQT, translated from the coding sequence ATGGTTATTCCTCATAACAAACTATTAAATAAAGCATTACTAGAAGGAGTTCCAGGTGGAATAGTTGTAGTCAACGCAGAAGGTGAGATAGTTACGATTAATGATTTAGCATTAGAGTTATTAAATATTAAAGAAGAAAATGTTGTCGGTAAACAGGTAATAGATGTCATCCCAAATACTAGGATAGATGTTATATTAGAAAGTGGGCGAGTAGAGTTAAACCAGTATCAGAATTTAAATAAGAATCGGATTTTAACTAATAGAATGCCTATTTGTGACCAAGGTGAAATAATAGGAGCAGTAGCTTATTTTCAGGAAGATAAAGAAGCTGAAGAGATGGCTAAGGAATTAGAAGGTGTTAAAAGACTTAAAAAGAATCTAGAAACTATTTTAAATTCAATTGATGATGGTATTCATGTGGTCGATGAAGAAGGGCTTACTATTTTTTATAATTCTAAAATGGCTGAATTAGAAAATCATGAAAAAGAACAAGTGCTTGATGAAAAGTTGTTAGATATTTTCCCTTCACTAGATAGAACGACTAGTACTTTATTAAGAACTTTAGATTCACAAAAACCTATTATGGAACATGAACAGAGTTATACAAATTATAAAGGTGAAGAGATAACAACAATTAATAAGACTTTACCAATAACTTTAGATAATCAATTTATTGGTGCTTTAGAGATAGCAAAAGATGTTACTAAATTAAAAGAGTTATCAGAAAAAAATCTTGATTTACAATCAGAATTATATAAAGCTGATGACACAGAAAAAAAAGAACTTAATAATGGAACTAAATATCTCTTTTCAGATATAATTGGACAGAATTGGGACCTTAAAAAGAAGATTAAATATGCAAAGCAAGCATCTAAAACTTCATCTTCAGTTTTGATTTCTGGACAAACAGGAACTGGGAAGGAATTATTTGCTCAGAGTATTCATAATTCTAGTCCGAGACGAGGTAAACCTTTTATTGCTCAAAATTGTGCAGCATTGCCAAAGGATTTGCTAGAAGGAATTTTATTTGGTACTAAAAAAGGTGGATTCACAGGAGCAGTAGATAGAAAAGGGCTTTTTGAGCAGGCTAATGGAGGAACAATATTATTAGATGAGATAAATTCTATGTCATTAGAACTCCAAGCTAAACTGTTAAGAGTTTTACAAGAAGGTATGATTAGATATGTTGGTGGGAATGAGTTAATAGAGGTTGATGTTAGGGTTATAGCTACAATTAATAAAGAACCGGCAAAGGCTTTTCAGGCTGGAGAGTTAAGAGAAGATTTATATTATAGATTAGCAGTTGTTAATTTACAGTTACCATCCTTACAGGAGAGAAAAGATGATATTTCTTTATTAGTAGAATATTTTATTAATAAATTTAATCGTAAATTTAATTACAGGATCAGTGGTATTACTAAAGAAGTTGAGAAATTATTCTTAAAATATGATTGGCCAGGAAATGTTAGACAATTAGAGCATGTTTTAGAAGGGGCTATTAATATTGTTGGTAAGCGAGGAAAGATTGAAGAGCAACATGTAGAGCCGTTTATGATTGATATTAAAAATATTAAAGAAGATAATGAAGAAGATAACTTAAATATTAATAGTGAAGAATCTTTACCTGAACTTATGGAAGATATTGAAAAACGATTAATTAAAGAAGCTATTGATGATACTGCTGGGAATATCAGTCAAGCAGCAAGGGATTTAGGTGTGAAGAGACAGTCTTTACAATATAAGATAAATAAGTATAGCCTACAAACTTA
- the era gene encoding GTPase Era gives MLETDADFKSGFVTVIGQPNVGKSTLINNLIGEKVVITTPKQQTTRNKIQCIYTQDDAQVIFIDTPGIHQAQDKMGEYMVDVAYKSLQKIDLIFFMIDARKGITRLDRKISKQLSGLNTPIIVVLNKIDLIGKQKLANRIEEVNRLGDYIDVIPVSAKTGNNLDTLIEETIKLIPKGPKYYPNDMITDQIEQFVITELIREKIMYLTREEVPHAVAIEIIQMKKREERDLIDINANIYVERNSQKGIIIGKNGKRLREIGKRARKDIEDLLGSQIYLDLWVKVRKDWREKEDALKMLGYRG, from the coding sequence ATGCTAGAAACAGATGCTGACTTTAAATCAGGTTTTGTAACAGTTATTGGTCAACCTAATGTAGGAAAGTCTACGTTAATTAATAATTTAATTGGGGAGAAAGTAGTTATTACTACTCCTAAACAACAGACTACTCGAAATAAAATTCAGTGTATTTATACTCAAGATGATGCCCAGGTTATTTTTATAGATACGCCAGGAATCCATCAAGCACAGGATAAGATGGGAGAATATATGGTTGATGTAGCTTATAAATCTCTGCAAAAGATAGACCTTATATTCTTTATGATTGATGCTAGGAAAGGAATTACTAGGTTAGATAGAAAGATAAGTAAACAATTATCTGGCTTAAATACGCCGATTATTGTCGTTTTAAATAAAATAGATCTTATAGGTAAACAGAAATTAGCAAATAGAATAGAAGAAGTTAATCGATTAGGTGATTATATTGATGTGATTCCGGTTTCTGCTAAGACAGGAAATAATTTAGATACATTAATTGAGGAAACTATAAAACTTATTCCTAAAGGTCCTAAATATTATCCTAATGATATGATTACTGATCAAATTGAACAGTTTGTAATAACAGAGTTAATTAGAGAAAAGATCATGTATTTAACTCGAGAAGAAGTTCCTCATGCCGTTGCCATAGAGATAATTCAAATGAAGAAGAGAGAAGAAAGAGATTTAATTGATATTAATGCGAATATTTATGTGGAGAGAAATTCACAAAAAGGGATCATTATTGGTAAAAATGGTAAGCGGTTAAGAGAGATTGGTAAGCGAGCTAGAAAAGATATAGAAGATTTATTAGGGAGTCAAATTTATTTAGATTTATGGGTGAAAGTAAGAAAAGATTGGAGAGAAAAGGAGGATGCCTTAAAGATGTTGGGTTATCGGGGGTGA
- the deoC gene encoding deoxyribose-phosphate aldolase, with the protein MAIKPKDMAKMIDHTILNANATVEEVKEKCDEAKEYDFASVCVNPAFVPMAARLLKDTSVKVCTVVGFPLGANAQEVKAFETKKAISEGAQEIDMVANIGAIKSGAFDIVYNDIKAVVDSTNIAGVTKDIITKVIIETSYLTDEEIVKVCKIAKDAKAEFVKTSTGFGAGGANVEDVSLMRKTVGRSIGVKASGGIGNFDDALDMLDAGANRIGASRGVDIVTGKRREENEDEEEDY; encoded by the coding sequence ATGGCAATTAAACCAAAAGATATGGCTAAAATGATTGACCATACTATTTTAAATGCTAATGCTACAGTAGAAGAGGTAAAGGAGAAGTGTGATGAAGCAAAGGAATATGATTTTGCTTCAGTTTGTGTAAATCCCGCATTTGTACCAATGGCTGCGAGGCTTTTAAAGGATACTTCAGTTAAAGTCTGTACAGTAGTAGGGTTTCCTTTAGGAGCTAATGCCCAAGAAGTAAAGGCTTTTGAAACTAAAAAAGCAATTAGTGAAGGGGCTCAAGAAATAGATATGGTAGCTAATATTGGTGCAATTAAATCAGGTGCTTTCGATATTGTTTACAATGATATTAAAGCAGTAGTTGATTCTACTAATATAGCAGGGGTGACTAAAGACATAATTACTAAAGTGATCATTGAAACATCTTACTTAACCGATGAAGAGATAGTAAAAGTTTGTAAAATAGCTAAAGATGCTAAAGCAGAATTTGTTAAGACTTCTACTGGTTTTGGAGCAGGTGGAGCAAATGTTGAAGATGTAAGTCTAATGCGTAAGACTGTAGGTCGTTCTATTGGAGTTAAAGCTTCTGGGGGGATCGGGAACTTTGATGATGCTTTAGATATGCTAGATGCTGGAGCTAATCGAATTGGTGCTAGTAGAGGAGTAGATATTGTAACTGGTAAGAGACGAGAAGAGAATGAAGATGAGGAAGAAGACTATTAA